The genomic segment TCCAATATTTCTTGCCAACTTTTCCAATCCTTTTGCTTCCCAAACTAGCTTGAGCTCCTTTATCACAGAAAATGAaagcaaaataattattttaagtcCAAAATAGGTCAAACAAATTTAACTCTAAAATTAAACTACACAAGACACAAAGTTCAAATTAACTAAAACATTAACGATTAAAGACCCAATTCAACACTATTTTCTTATAAAATCAAGTGTAAAAGAAGACtaaataactctatatcatagAGTTATCACTCGCCCTTAACCTTGGTGAAGTAGGCCGCCATTTTGATACCACGagtttggtattctcccaatatctgatttactacgagctaagaatcactataacattggatggcctttgcttttagctctttcgccacccttaaccctgccaataaggcctcatattcagcttcgccAGATTCgctgttggatgcttcgaatctaaacctaagagttgtatggaatcgatgcccttcatgTGAGATTAAAATTATCTCAGCTTCTAATCTgttttcattagatgatccaaCAACAAAGATTTTCCACAATTCCTGCACCAGTTCTCTTAGCAGCTCATCCGAAAAACCTGTGCACTTAGCCACAAAATCAGTGAGgtcttgactcttgattgttgtccatggcatatataatatctcaaactggctgagttcgatggtcCATTTTAGTAGATGTCCCGACGTTTTAGAATTTTGCAAAAGCTcccttaaaggttggttggttaAGATGTGGATAGAATGGAAATAAGGTTTGAGCtcccttgaagccaaaataagacaaAACATGATCTTTTCTATCAATGGataccgggactcagctccgagaagtcttttacttacataatacacaGGCTTTTGCGTCCGGTTTTCTTCTTGAACAAACACAACACTGGCCGGATTTTTTGTCACGGCTAGATATAGAAACAGAAATTCCTTGAACTCTGGTTTTGATAGTACAGGGGGTTTAgccaaatgtgctttcaggttgcaaaatgcatgttcgcattcttcggtccattcaaacttcttgtttcctctgagaaaGTTGTAAAATGAgagacacttgttagtggattttgaaatgaagtgatttaaggccgccacctttctatttaaactttgtacttccttacgtaACCTAGGCAAAGGCATTTCAAAAAATGACCTGATTTTCTCCAGAttttcctctatcccccttgtgttgccTATAGACATCAGAAACTTTCCCGAAAAAACTCCagaagtgcatttctggggattcaacttcatgccATATTTCCttagtatgccaaaacattcttccaggtcggatacatggttactggcagtcCTTGATATAattagcatatcatcgacatattcCTCCATGTTTCTCTCGATCTAGTTAGCAAACATTTTGCTGACTAATCGTAGGTATGTAGCATTGGCAGTCTTCAActtgaatggcataactttgtaggagtatacgttatgctcagtcatgaagctagtatgctcttgctctgtagggttcatcgcgatctagttatatccagaatacgcgtccatgaaagacatgagctcgtgatcaGCTGTGGTGTCTACGAACTAATCAATTCATGGTAATgtgaaacaatccttaggacaagctttgttgagatcgaAAAAATCAATTCAAGTTCTCCATTTtttgtttggctttgggaccagaacAGGGTTAGCAACCCAAATCAGGTATTTGGGGTCTTTGATAAAtccgcatttaagtaggcgagctacttcttcttccaacgCTTTCGACCATACCTTTCCTAAAATCCTTCGTTTTTGCGACATTTCAAGCACATTATTGTccaagtttaaagtatgcattattatcctcggactaattcccaccatatcttcatgcaaCCAGGCGAAGATGTCCAGGTTCTTCCTCAGGaattcgaccagctccttcttcctttcaactccgagatttttcccaacttttacaactcttgaaggaaAAAATTTCAAGTTGAACAGGTCCATTTATGGGCTTAAGCAAGTTTCTTATTCTTGGAATcataggtttgatgaaataatcaaaacctatggctttgaacaaaatttgatgagccttgtgtttaccaactgaaggcaaatcaaatagtggtattcctggttctttatgtagatgatatcttactcatttgaaacaatgttaagaagttgtcagatgtgaagaattggctgagcactcaattccaaaggAAGGATTtgagtgaagcaagttatgttctagctatccagatcattaaggatagaaagaacagactcgtagctctatctcaagcagcttacatagataaagtgcttgaacgattctcagtgacaaatttcaagaaaggacgtttaccgtcccaccatggaattcatctttcaaagaagcagtctccccagactcctgaagatgAAGATGCCATGATAaaatttccttacgcatctgcagttggaagtctgatgtatgctatgttgtgtactagaccagatatatgttatgcagtgggagtagtgagcaggaatcagtcaaacccaggacccgaacattggatagcaattaagcatatcttgaagtatttaaggcggactagggattgtatgttagtctacaagggtggtgttctgaaccctgtaggctacaccgattcagattttcaaactgatgtcgatgacaggaagtctacttccggaatggtgtttactcttgggggtggagatgtgatatggagaagcataaagaaatttgcaatctcatattccaccatggaggctgagtataTAGTCGCGTTAGAAGTcaaaggaaatagtctagctaaagaagttctattcagatcttggtgttattctagaaatggataatcCTCTTTTGTTGtattgtgacaatacaggagcgatagccaactcgaaagaacctcgtagtcacaagaggagtaagcatatagaaataaagtatcacattattcgagaatatgtggccaagggagatctgaaggttatgaagattgttgtaacgacccaaatttgctaataaggcttggagccttgattagtgtgcctggagggcaataattgttatactgcatTAATATATGTGAACtgaatgaatatgtggttagaatccATGTTtcggtgaaataaatatgcatgtgggcaccgtttttttgttaggggtaaattgctaatcttagcccgttgagggcataaatgtaatatatgtgaaattTATGGTATGacggtgatataattgtgatgcacgttctgagacggtcctagggagccgtttagctagaaagtcacaacgggattaaatacccagctcgggaggagcctaggggtattttgggaatattataacttgagatTGGGGATTTATAAGTattggttaatggtattttagtggtttgagtaaccattggtaaccAGTGAGGGTAACTACCCTAAGTgataaaatggtatatttgtGAGGGATGTAAAATGTCTAGGatgcccttgaggtctagttagaaaagggaattagatggaagggtaagaTGGTCTTTTGGAAAGGATTTAGATAACTTCAGCTGAGAAGAGAATTCATTCACGTTTTAACACTTAGGCATATTCTGTTTTGGCTGAAAGTTTGAGGAGAAAactagaaagaaaagaaaggaggaAGGGAGCTGAAATTTGAAAGACTTAGGAGGAGAACCAAGTGGTTGGAGGCAATTAAACTTGATCATAAACCAAGATttttctgaggtaaggatttatctttgttttgttaagtttctaagcttgatttctAGAGTGTTAGCATGAAAATTGAAAGTTGGTGTGTGGctgtttggtggattcttggggatgaagctTGCCTAGGTTTAGTTTGGGATTAAGAGGGATttgcttggagttggacttggagaaggctcaggggcgaatttctacttgaggtaagggttttatgcatctctgttatgtattagctgctgtgattcaagtttctggtttattagtttaagtttcataaagtttcaagccaatttgtgaattggggatttgattgtgtgtttaggcttgttgttAATGTTTCTTAGTTGTTAGATagtttatatggggttttggattgaatttgaaacttaggtatgccttggtattgatttgggagtgttttggctcgggaaaatgttgggaaaaacccagatttctgggttcgcgaaggagctccgcggccctgttctttggcgccaCGGCGCGAGGCTGCTTCTGGGCAGGGGAATGCTCTCTGACATGTCGGGCATCGCAGCCCTCTAGGACAGCACcgtggcgctaggctattttcaaaacatggaaattttgcaattttgagcttttgcttcgggggttcgggggatgtttccgatgtattgttttaggaatttggggattccgagagtgtgggattgaccccgggaagtggttttggattggttagcattaaagggtgttttacatgtgttgtgattaggtctttggagaggctcgggttagaggaccgtgctcgcggccttggtgcatcggaaagctcgggatacaggtaagaaaaccactgttcccatagagcttgtatgcagggctgagcccaatatgtttgaattgcagggcgtagccctttgattgaattttttagtattcaatatatatttgttatgctatgaatgcgattatgtgaatgttcggcaagagccgggaatggcgcaggtcgaggtcggcaggggccgggaacggcaaagggccgggaatggcgtttggcacgttgagtgcaaggccgagtacggcaaggggccgggagcagcgttaagcacgtggagtgcgagttgctagggtgagaccctaaaggatacctgggatatcctcacagtgtggactgtgaacccagggcctggtaaagtgcctaggacggcatggccatatgtgtttagcctattggtggcctgattatatgctatgtgtttgttatgcatgtgttaactgtttgtgagggttttcttgctgggcttcgtctcacgggtctctacaagaaaaaacagtattcataacacttaaaaattgctaaccgggagtattgataacgcttcagaaaatgctaacatagcccttgTTATttaaagtcctgtcttttctataactgtattcgaatgttatgttcgatgttatcttaaactattcaataacacatttttagttgctctaatattcaaataataacatttagtttgCATAACAATTTCAACTGTtccatttgattattttgataacatttttagtttgttatattatataaatcataacgatttgttaaacttataatatgattttaaatcataacatatagtaacaaaattttgttactttagtgtggataaaatattttaaattttattttgataagtatatttatatggttttttttaattaaaagattttcattattgtattttgataaaaaaaaaacaaaattaatcataaaatataattctcaatagattgataaaccataagtattacattaaacaataactaattcaaaccatgaatgtgtctacttcatgagatcttactTCTAACTTAAGTTTCAAAGCCTAGCATAATAAAgtttttgaacattttttacttcaaaaatgaaaaacaaaaacattacaagatacacaaaggtaaaccatgcatgaaacttgctccatccttaaattcatcatcctttgtgcacttgtctttgttgtgagtccatttgcttagctacaataaaatttaaataattaatactaACTAATTAACCTGCAAAACATTTACACTTAAACTTATcacaagaaaatttaaaaatatatacatatttaaggcAAGGAATACACAATTCATTTCAGGAAATGATAACACACAATATAATGTCTCTAAGTATCAGAAAGTAATGGGTTGGTCACAAAATTTCTATCATCACGCTAAGGGGATttagggaaagaagaagaaatgaaataaCTATTGTATTTATCTTTAATGACTAGGCAAACAAAGAAATTCTGTATATTCTGCCCAATGGGAAACTCTTAAAAAAAATGGTATCATTATAAAACACAAACCAAATGATAAAACATAATGATAATAACAATTAACCACAACAAGAGAGCTAATCATatataagaagattgagaaaATGTCTTTAACTAATATGGTTATATCACTAACACACTCTAGCTCTTGCGAAAATTGTTTATTATACTTAAAAGCTGCTAGGTGATATAATACAACTAACTAAGGTGTAGTCATTAGAAAGGAAGCAAAGGAAGTTGAGCTATTTATATAAGACCAAAGCGCATTCCCCTGTATACTAGAATTGACTCAATATTACAAACTATAAATGCATTgtttcatataaattttgaatagCACAAACAAAATGTTACACAGAAGGAAAGTAAAGTCAGATTAAAGATGAAATAAAACCTTGTCATGAAATGCTTGAGCAAACTCATCAAGGGTGAATGGGTAGACATCAATGACAAGAGAGTAAGTATAGAGGAAATGGAAAACCTGCCAACAAAAGTCAACACATATTTTAAGATTAATGCCAATGATAGGTAATTGTCTCAACTAAATGCCTTAATATATTGCCATTTCAAAACACATGGAGAAGAGAAATGGTGGGGTGGAGACCAGCATTTCacaatagagaaaaaaaaataggatGATAAACCTTCTATCAGTCAGAAACAGTGTTATTGGAAAATAACATACAAAAGGTTCCAATGATGCAAGAAAACATTGTAATCAGTAAAATACACTTCATATAAAGAAATTCAACCCCTGACCAAACCCTGTTAACAACTTTTGTTTCCtaacatgaaaaaaaaatgggCAGAGTTGAGTGAATCAACAAAAATATGATGGAAGACATATAGGGCATCAGATATGCACAAACTGTTCTCTACCAAAGTGCAGGCCTGCTTAATTTTTAGGGAGTAGAAAAAATTCTGTATGTAAGGCCTGAATGTAATCAAGTTAAATGAAACAATATACCTGAAGCAACCTTTAGAAACTGAAAGCTGCTACACAGCCTACAGATAAAGATAGCTTGGAAGTTTTTTCACATCTAATTTCTAGAATGTCAaggccaacaaacacaaaagaatGAGGCATGATCCAGGAACTATATAGAGCTAACAAAAAATGACACATTAGTAACCTTTACCCATACCATGCTTCTTTGATGGTGCATTATTTCCATTACAAATCGTATTTATGACAGCATGCTTGGAAACCTAATTGAGATCATAGTGGATgttaaaaaaaagaggaaaactgGCACCAAATAAAGGAAGAAGTAACGAGCACAAATGAATATTCAAAAGTTCAAGAGGTTCGTTTACTCCCAAGAGAAAACCTATGGCCTTAGCCAAATGTACAAAAAAAAATGCTATCTGAAATTTATTTTCTCAGGTACCTTTGTCCTTTTAGTCGCTCTCTGGCTCTCTTTGCAAGAAGAATATAAAATTTCAGGATCTAAGAGAACAACAACAGAATATTGAGATGCGTGTGAAAACATATCCAAAATCTAAAGGCatattgaaataaataaaagaaatcaaTACAAATAATCATTAAACCACATGAAGACATAAATGACAAAGAGCAAAGagcaaagaagaaaagaagaaagctTAAAATTGTTAAGACCGTAAATTATAAATGACAAagagcaaaaagaaaagaagaaaaagaaaaggatttTGTTGGTTGATCTGCAGCCAAAAAAAGGAGCACGAATTGATCATTGACGCATAAGGGGCAGGGCATATACATAATCACGAAGGCTGGCACTTGTCCCTAACAGCTAAAGCTGCTGCTCTATACCATGATACTGCATCCATTGCTCCTGGATCTGGAACCGATGCAAGTATCTCCACGGGCACATAGGTTGACCGGCCGGCCTACACAAACAATGCATTAGCTTAGGATCCATATGATAAAGCTTTCTTCAAGTGTGACAAATTTGTTGACTATGAATATTGATAGATTCCTCACAACAAGACTATTATTTCACTTTCTTAGTTACCTTACATGACcaacaaaaaaaatgaaatacAAGCAGAAAATGAAATAGCATAAGCTGAGAGCAGAATATAGAGAACCCTGAGAACGTTTTCCTGATGTTAGAAATATgtggttttttttcttttgagcTCTCAGTTTTTGCCAGCATCTTATTGCCAAAAATCCAACAAGGAAATGTCTTCCCACTGTTTTCCTTTGTAGAATCCATGTTCCCTTAATCTTTGTTTGGATCTTAGATTTTAGGAAGGAAAAAAATGATGAATGCtaaacattttattttattgtatttggaTTCAAACAAGAaatttttaaaatgttttttattttagaaaaataaaagtgaaatgtagtgtaattttataatatttaaaacaattttaaatatatttagaaAAGTCTAAAATATTTTCATCCATCTTTTCTCCTTCAAAGTTTTTCCTTAGTAAAATCGAAGATCCAAACAAAGAATTTGTATTGTTATTTTTGTTAGTAGAAGCCAAATCTCCAGGAGGGAAGGTAAATGATGCTAATGAAAGGAAAAACAAATTGCAATAGGCGAATACAAAAAAGGCAAAAGCAAAAGGATCAGAAATAGTTTTACCTGTGCCTGCATGTGTATGGTTGACTCAGCCCCAGCCAAAGCTGCTTCAGATGAAAGGAGAAAAGTAGTAACAGAGTCTTCCCCAGCATTTAACTTCTGTATGTGAAAAGGGTTATAAGCACAAAAAGCCACAGAATGAACCCGGaattaaataacaataataatgacCTCCTGGAGAACTGTTGAAGCTGGAATTAAGGCATCTAACAATGTGCGATAGCCAGCACTGGCTCCCCCATATTTACTAACTGTGGCAATAGCAGCTTCGAGTGCTTCATCCCCTGGAATAAGAAAATGATAAGTCAAGATGAGCTAAGGCTAGTTACTATTGCAGTATTCAATCATCTCACATTTCTTTGCTGTGACATCTGACCGGGTGCTTGTTTTTAATTGTGCGTAAAATGCCTTACAAAATATACTATATCTGGTgaaaaaaacaagcaaacaagTCTTGGAAGTTATTCAACTGAGACTAATCATATTAAGAAAGGAAAGCTAAATCAAGATAAAAATTAGGAGAAGTAAGCACATGATCCTGCTTTTTCCTCCCATAACTCTTCCAATAGATGATCCGATTTCATTCACCGTTTCAGCAGTATCATTCAGAGGATAACTAAGAATAGAAACCAGAAACTAATTAGTTATCCCCTACCATTTAGTGTAAGATCTTTTATATTTCTAAAATGAGGGgaaaaaaattatgttaaaaagaaaaaaatacaagaaaGAGAACTACATCCTCCCAAATCTAAAAATAGAGCCCAAacacaacaaaaaaaaatattacatatatAGTATATCTCCAActcaacaaaagaaaagaaatttaaATATCTCTCCAAATGTTGTAGTACTAATATTATTATGTTCTATAATATTATCATTCTTTTATGCCCAAAAACTCCCTAAGCCTGGCTTGAGTGCAAAATTGGAACCCAACCAAATCCTGCATATTTTGGGAGTACATTTGAAATATCTATATCCACCGTCTCATTGCAGCTCTTACAAAAAAAAGTACATCAAGAACGGGTCTACACGGGGTAGAACAACCTCCTTTTCAACACATACAATTTATAAGAGTTAGAAGCCAAGCAAAAGCCTGAACTTTTTTTGGTAGAGACTTTGGCCTTCCATCCAGATATATTCAGTGGAAGAAAAAAGAGAAACCAAAGAATTATCTAACAGGAAAAGAACATGGGATTTATAAGGAAAGAAACCCAGAAATATCCACTCTAATATGGAATAATCCTTCAAAATATTAGATTAATAAATAAAGTCAAATTCTTCTCCTTCAGATTCCTAACAATTATATAaaacacaataatattatatttctgTTCTAAtattttcctttaattttaagaagaagaagaaagtaaaATAAGACTCACGTTTCCAAGTCCTCTAATATCGCAGGTGCACCTTTATACATCTGCACATAAGAAAGTAAAATAAGAGTATAACAAGCAACATACCATGAACCCAACAATAAATAGCATAAGATAGTAGAGACAGATTGATAACACTCACTGTTGACCCACAGTCACCATCACCTGTTCTACTGTCCCACTCATTCAAACTATCCACGATCTTGATTACTGCATTTGCAGCTGCTTCAATAGCCGCCTCAAGAATCTGACCTTGTTCACTCAGTTGAAGCGGCCGACCTAATGActaataaaacaagaaaacaaatataGAAAGTCAGGCTATAATCTTGTAGCTAAATTTATCAGAGATAGCAGTAATCTTATATATAAGAAAAGACTAGTCATTATGCTTGATGGAAGAACGAACAATGTACACAAGATTTTAATGTTAGAAAGGTGGCCGGATTAAAACTAATACAGCCCTTCTAATTTATGATACATAAGGAAAACAAACACCAACGCAAATCCCTAGCAAAGAATACAAAAATTACATTATTAATTGAGGCCATCAGAACTCCAGTTGTAACATGGTAATAGTTGACATCCATTGAAATTCAGAAAAGTTTGACAGTTAGTGACATTCAAAAGGCAAAGATAAGTGATGAGCATGGACCATATCAAATTAAAGGTTCCAGTTTATTTGTCTATTTTGAATTATGATAATATGGAACGCAGCTTCTACAATTCAAACTATGGTGCCAAATTATTTAAAGAACCTCATGTATCGGCCACTTAAAAAAAAATCTGCATTAACAAAATTGGTCTTTTCCTAATTCAAATCCCAAGTTATTGTACCacatgtttattattattattgttgttgaatGAACATACCCCATCACTCTTTGTAGAACGAGATGGAGGGACTGGAACAGGAATCTTGGGTGGTGGATGACTACTTGCAAGGACAGCTACAGAGCt from the Humulus lupulus chromosome X, drHumLupu1.1, whole genome shotgun sequence genome contains:
- the LOC133806362 gene encoding putative 3,4-dihydroxy-2-butanone kinase, producing the protein MEKLGAQEAHHTAVPTERGLDVQQCFEKQLSLGRPLQLSEQGQILEAAIEAAANAVIKIVDSLNEWDSRTGDGDCGSTMYKGAPAILEDLETYPLNDTAETVNEIGSSIGRVMGGKSRIIYSIFCKAFYAQLKTSTRSDVTAKKCEMIEYCNRDEALEAAIATVSKYGGASAGYRTLLDALIPASTVLQEKLNAGEDSVTTFLLSSEAALAGAESTIHMQAQAGRSTYVPVEILASVPDPGAMDAVSWYRAAALAVRDKCQPS